The Meiothermus sp. region GGCGGCCCCTGGAGGCTTTGAAGCTGCTGGCCGAGGCCGAGGCCTACCTGCGCGAAGTGCGCGAGCGCCCCGAGGAGGCCCACTACCGCCACCGGCGCACCCTCTACCGCATTGCCGTGGCCTACTGGGTGCGGGCCAGCGGGCTGCCCTACCTACCGCCCTATGTGGGGGGACAAAAAGCCCCCCAGAGCGAGAAAATCTTGCGTGAACTGCGGCAGGAGCTCCTGGAAAAAAAGCTTCCCGGCGACCGTTATATTGCCCTGGCCATCGACGTGGCCCTCAAGCTTTCCTTGCTCTTACCCGCCGAAGAAGCCGAGGCCATGATGCAGGACTGCTTGCAGCAAAGCGACCCCTACTTCCAGGCCCAGGCCCGCCTGGGCTATGCCGAGACCCTGGCCCGGCAGGAGAAGTGGGCCGAGGCCCTGGCACAGGTGGTGCAGATCGGCGATTTGCAAGACCCCGGCGTACAGAGCTGGAAACTGGGCCTGGAAACCCAGGCCCTGCTGGGGCTCGGCCAGGAGGAAGCCGCCTGGAAAAAGCTGCAAAGCTGCATCGATCTACCGGCTCCCTACCGCGCCCAACTAGGCCGGGTGCTGGGGAAGATCTGGCCCGCCGAGGCGCTTCAGGCTCGCTTACAGAACCTTTCTCCGCTGGCCCTCGAGGATGTGCTGGCGCTTCGGCTAGGTCAAGCGTAGCGCATCCTCTGTTCAGCGCCCTTCCAGCTCGCACAGAAAGCCCCGCAGCGCGGTGTTGAAGGCTTTGGGGTTCTCCAGGTTGGCCAGATGCCCGGCCTCGGGCAGGATGAGCATCCGGCTATCGGGAATTTGCGCGGCCATCTGCCGGGCATCGGCGGGCGGGGTCAGGGTGTCCTCTTCACCTACCAGCACCAGCGCCGGCACCGATATGTTCGGCAGCAGCGGCAGCGAGTCGGGGCGGTCGGCCAACCCCTTGAGGCTGGCGATGGTCTTGTCCGGGTCAGCCGCCAGCAGGATCTGGCGTACCTGCTCGACCAGGGCCGGGTTCCGGGTTCGCGTGCTTTCCCCTAAGTGGCCCGACAGCGCCTCGGGCAGAAAACCTACTCCTTCTTGTTGAATCCGCAGGGCCATCTGGGCGCGACTCGCTTTTTGTTCGGGGGTATCGGGGGTTGCGCGGGTGTCGGCCAGCACCAAGCCCACAAAACGCTCGGGCTCGAGGTTCCACAGCCTAAAAATCACATACCCTCCCATCGAAAGCCCTACCAGCACCGCCTTGTCCCAACCGCGCTCGTCCATTTGCACCAGCACGCTAGCTGCCGCACTTTCTAGGCTCTCGTAGCCCAAAATATCGGGCCACAAAACAGGGTGTTCCTTTACCGCCTCGAGCTGACCCTCCCACATGGCCGGGCCGTAGGGAAAGGCATGGAGAAAGATCACCGGGATGGCCATATTTCCAGCATAGCCCAAAGCATCCCTCCCCACTACACCGCACGGCGCAGCGTATGGCGCGATAGCGCAAATGAAGGTTGGGAAACTGCCCGCGATCAGGCCCCGCCCAAATTGGGCTTGATTTTGGGCACGATACGCGGGGGCTCTTTTTCTTCCTTGTCCTTGGGTGGTTCGCCGGAAGGCTCGAGGGGTGCCAGCGCTTCGCCCTCCACCACCCGCACAAACTCTTCAGCGTTGAGGGTCTCGCGCTCGAGGAGTACCCGCGTAACCCGCTCGAGCACCTCCTTTTTCTCGGTCAGTAGGTTCAGCACCCGGTCGTGTTGCTCTTGCAATAGCTTTTGCACCGCTTCGTCAATGCGCCGGGCGGTGTCTTCGGAGTATTGGCGGGTGTCGTAGCCGCCCAAGTAGGTATCCTCCCGCACCTGGTAGGCCACCATGCCAAAATCGGGGTGCATGCCCCACTCGGTAATCATGCGCCGGGCCAGGTCGGTGGCCTGGCGGAAGTCGTTCTCGGCCCCGGTGGTCACATCATCAAAAACCAGCTCCTCGGCCACCCGGCCCGCCAAAGCCACCGCAATCTGGTCGGTCAGGCGTTTCTTGCTCCAGTGCAGGGTGTCCTGGCGGCTGGGCATCATGAAGCCCATGGCCCGCCCCCGGGGCACAATCGTCACCTTGTGTACCTTATCGGCGTGCTCCAGGAAGTGCGCCGCCAGGGCGTGCCCGGCCTCGTGGTAGGCGGTTACCTCGCGGTCTTTTTGCGTCAGCACCATGCTCTTCTTGGCGGGCCCCATAATCACCCGGTCGGCCGCTTCCTCCAGGTCTTTCATGGTGATTTTTTTGCGACCATCGCGGGCTGCCAGTAAGGCCGACTCGTTCAGAAGGTTCTCGAGGTCGGCCCCCACAAACCCGGGCGTGCGTTTGGCCAGCAGGGCTAGGTCGACATCCTCGGCCAGGGGCTTGCCTTTGGCGTGAATCTTCAGGATCTGCTCGCGGCCTCGCACATCCGGCGCATCAATGGCCACCTGGCGGTCGAAGCGGCCCGGGCGCAAAAGCGCCGGGTCGAGCACATCGGGGCGGTTGGTAGCCGCCATAATGATGATGCTGGTTTCCTTCTCGAAGCCGTCGAGTTCCACCAGCAGTTGGTTGAGCGTTTGCTCGCGCTCATCGTTGCCCCCGCCAATACCGCCACCGCGACGGCGGCCCACCGCGTCGATTTCGTCAATGAAGATAATGCAAGGCGCATGGCGCTTGGCGGTCTCGAACAGGTCGCGTACCCGGGCC contains the following coding sequences:
- a CDS encoding alpha/beta fold hydrolase, whose translation is MAIPVIFLHAFPYGPAMWEGQLEAVKEHPVLWPDILGYESLESAAASVLVQMDERGWDKAVLVGLSMGGYVIFRLWNLEPERFVGLVLADTRATPDTPEQKASRAQMALRIQQEGVGFLPEALSGHLGESTRTRNPALVEQVRQILLAADPDKTIASLKGLADRPDSLPLLPNISVPALVLVGEEDTLTPPADARQMAAQIPDSRMLILPEAGHLANLENPKAFNTALRGFLCELEGR
- the ftsH gene encoding ATP-dependent zinc metalloprotease FtsH; protein product: MNRLPFNLWFVLLIAILIAWAFSLTSNQQPANQVAYTTFLNEIDQGRVARIVVDGRQLNVTRRDNDQYVTFAPGPIDTGSIREWGEKKIQVEIAAPRRENPLLGFLIPLLLVGLLIGIFFFFSRNRGPSGDNAFSFTKSRAKVLTEAPKTSFKDVAGCEEAKEELKEIVEFLKAPARFHEMGARIPKGVLLVGPPGSGKTHIARAVAGEAKVPFIAASGSDFVEMFVGVGAARVRDLFETAKRHAPCIIFIDEIDAVGRRRGGGIGGGNDEREQTLNQLLVELDGFEKETSIIIMAATNRPDVLDPALLRPGRFDRQVAIDAPDVRGREQILKIHAKGKPLAEDVDLALLAKRTPGFVGADLENLLNESALLAARDGRKKITMKDLEEAADRVIMGPAKKSMVLTQKDREVTAYHEAGHALAAHFLEHADKVHKVTIVPRGRAMGFMMPSRQDTLHWSKKRLTDQIAVALAGRVAEELVFDDVTTGAENDFRQATDLARRMITEWGMHPDFGMVAYQVREDTYLGGYDTRQYSEDTARRIDEAVQKLLQEQHDRVLNLLTEKKEVLERVTRVLLERETLNAEEFVRVVEGEALAPLEPSGEPPKDKEEKEPPRIVPKIKPNLGGA